The DNA region CCGCGAAAACAAGGTGGTCAATATTGAGGGCCGCATgcagctggacctgctCCAATTCATCCAGCGCGAGTACAAGCTGCGCTCGTACACGCTGAACGCGGTGTCGGCACATTTTCTTAACGAACAGAAAGAGGATGTGCAGCACTCGATCATCACAGATCTCCAGAACGGCAACCAGGAGACCAGAAGGCGGCTGGCAGTGTACTGTCTGAAAGACGCGTACTTGCCGTTGCGACTAGCCGAAAAACTCATGTGTCTGGTCAACTACACAGAGATGGCCAGGGTGACCGGCGTGCCGTTCAGTTTCCTGCTCTCGCGTGGCCAGCAGATTAAGGTCATCTCGCAGCTGTTCCGCAAGTGTCTGGACCTGGACATTGTGATCCCGAACATCAAGTCGGAGGGCGtgaacgaggagtacgaggGAGCCACCGTGATCGAGCCTGTGCGTGGCTACTACGACGTGCCGATCGCAACGCTCGACTTTGCCTCGCTGTACCCATCGATCATGATGGCGCACAACCTGTGCTACACGACGCTGCTAAACAAGCAGACAGTTGAACGGCTGGGCTTGAAGCAGGACGAGGATTACATAGTCACGCCGAACGGCGACATGTTCGTGCACCCGCATCTGCGGAAGGGCATTTTGCCAACGATTTTGCAGGAACTGCTTGCAGCACGGAAGAAAGCAAAGCaggatctgaaaaaggagaCAGACCCGTTCAAGAAACAGGTGTTGAACGGACGGCAGCTTGCACTGAAAATCTCGGCCAACTCGGTGTACGGGTTTACGGGCGCGACAATCGGAAAACTGCCCTGTTTGGCCATTTCGTCGTCTGTGACGGCGTTCGGCCGTGTCATGATCGAGCAGACCAAGGCCGAGGTCCAGCGCCACTACAGCATCGAAAACGGGTACGAGTATGACGCCCAGGTCATCTATGGTGATACCGACTCCGTGATGGTCAAGTTCGGCCACAGCGACATGGAAACGTGCATGCGGCTCGGCGAAGAGGCGGCGGCCTACGTCTCGACCAAGTTCAAGCACCCTATCAAACTTGAGTTCGAGAAGGTGTACTTCCCTTACCTGCTCATTAATAAAAAACGATATGCGGGGCTGTTCTGGACCAACCCGCGCAAGTTCGATAAGATGGACACCAAGGGTATCGAAACGGTGCGTCGGGACAACTGCCGATTGGTTCAGAACGTTATCACGCGGGTCCTGGAGTTGATTCTGGAGGAGCGAAACGTGGAAGCTGCAGAGCAGTTTGTCAAGAAAACGATCGCGGacctgctccagaaccGCGTCGACCTGTCACAACTGGTTATCAGTAAGGCTTTGTCACGTCAAGACTACGCCGCCAAACAGCCGCACGTGGAACTTGCGGAGCGGATGCGCAAGAGAGACGCTGGTTCGGCCCCTACGCTCGGCGACCGTGTTGCTTATGTCATCATCAAGACGGCCGGAGATAAGAATTACGAGAAGAGCGAGGATCCGTTGTACGTGCTAGAAAACTCGCTGCCGATCGACACCAAGTATTACTTGGAGAACCAGCTGGCGAATCCACTGACGCGGATTTTCGAGCCGATTTTGGGCGAGCGTCGCACCAAAGAACTGCTTCACGGCTCCCACACGCGGACGGTTGCCGTGAGCGCGGCAAAGACGGGAGGGTTGATGAAATTTGCCCGAAAGAGCAACACATGCAAAAACTGTAAGTCGCCTATTCCTGCGGGCGAAGCTCTGTGCCGAAACTGTCAGGGTATGGCGGGAGAGTTGTACGGACGCGAGCTGGCTAAAATGAACAACCTGGAGACCAAGTTCAGTCGGCTTTGGACCGAGTGTCAGCGTTGCCAG from Ogataea parapolymorpha DL-1 chromosome V, whole genome shotgun sequence includes:
- a CDS encoding DNA polymerase delta catalytic subunit; its protein translation is MSATTSKHAGDARLEGPNKRQHLDISVDDGVGTATAHSLPTANQSITPHGYHLPVHGKFDRQKLHNKLTGGQFENEASTFEKELVSMSKKESEASVQSDRQRWDRPAVVGYDPATYDVDFQQLDAEETLINDEAAVRFFGVTEEGYSVLCNVVGFRHYFYVPVPKGLTQDDLGDFHKYLRTNYQGVQGLEIALKESIWGYNNNTKLPFLKVVVDGIKHIGKVRSAFERGEIEYKGLFPPTGSMTFDNIQFLLRMMVDCRITGMGWLRAPAGTYTPVPPEKVVSTCQLEFTIHYKDLVSHASEGKYLNMAPLRILSFDIECAGRKGIFPEAEHDPVIQIANVVAKAGDPVPFVRNVFTVKSCAPIVGSETFSYESEEEMLLKWKEFIVKVDPDVIIGYNIANFDFPYLINRARALGVHDFPYFSRLKNSKQEIKDTFFSSRAYGSRENKVVNIEGRMQLDLLQFIQREYKLRSYTLNAVSAHFLNEQKEDVQHSIITDLQNGNQETRRRLAVYCLKDAYLPLRLAEKLMCLVNYTEMARVTGVPFSFLLSRGQQIKVISQLFRKCLDLDIVIPNIKSEGVNEEYEGATVIEPVRGYYDVPIATLDFASLYPSIMMAHNLCYTTLLNKQTVERLGLKQDEDYIVTPNGDMFVHPHLRKGILPTILQELLAARKKAKQDLKKETDPFKKQVLNGRQLALKISANSVYGFTGATIGKLPCLAISSSVTAFGRVMIEQTKAEVQRHYSIENGYEYDAQVIYGDTDSVMVKFGHSDMETCMRLGEEAAAYVSTKFKHPIKLEFEKVYFPYLLINKKRYAGLFWTNPRKFDKMDTKGIETVRRDNCRLVQNVITRVLELILEERNVEAAEQFVKKTIADLLQNRVDLSQLVISKALSRQDYAAKQPHVELAERMRKRDAGSAPTLGDRVAYVIIKTAGDKNYEKSEDPLYVLENSLPIDTKYYLENQLANPLTRIFEPILGERRTKELLHGSHTRTVAVSAAKTGGLMKFARKSNTCKNCKSPIPAGEALCRNCQGMAGELYGRELAKMNNLETKFSRLWTECQRCQGSLHQEVLCSNKDCPIFYMRKKCQKDVLNQAEELKKWDAAAW